In Salisediminibacterium beveridgei, one DNA window encodes the following:
- the tenA gene encoding thiaminase II produces MTFSARLHEKLQPVWRQNHEHPFVKGLGSGELDEEKFRFFMVQDYLYLIEYAKLFAIGAVKATDVDTMSKFAGLLDGTMNTEMELHRQYAKEFGISLEELENAEASPVTLAYTHYMLHVGNNGGLAELVAALLPCMWSYAEIGKELDRIPGARDGKYGEWIKMYADDEFQSLNELTIRMLDELAEGKPEHELKRLEEIFLNTTRFEYLFWDMSWNQQMWPLEEST; encoded by the coding sequence ATGACATTCAGTGCACGATTACACGAAAAACTACAGCCCGTCTGGCGTCAGAATCACGAACACCCTTTTGTGAAAGGGCTTGGGAGCGGGGAGCTTGACGAAGAAAAATTCCGCTTTTTCATGGTACAGGATTATCTCTACCTCATTGAGTATGCCAAGCTGTTCGCCATCGGCGCTGTAAAAGCAACGGACGTTGACACGATGAGCAAATTTGCCGGCCTGTTGGACGGGACGATGAATACAGAGATGGAGCTCCACCGGCAGTATGCCAAAGAGTTCGGTATTTCACTTGAGGAGCTCGAGAATGCCGAGGCGAGCCCGGTGACGCTGGCGTATACCCACTACATGCTGCACGTCGGCAATAACGGCGGACTGGCCGAACTGGTGGCAGCATTGTTGCCATGTATGTGGAGCTATGCGGAGATCGGCAAGGAGCTGGACCGGATCCCGGGCGCACGGGACGGCAAATACGGCGAGTGGATCAAAATGTACGCGGATGATGAATTTCAGAGTCTGAATGAATTGACGATCCGGATGCTCGATGAACTGGCAGAAGGAAAGCCCGAGCACGAACTGAAGCGTCTGGAGGAAATCTTTTTGAACACGACGCGTTTTGAATACCTGTTCTGGGATATGTCCTGGAATCAGCAAATGTGGCCATTGGAGGAATCAACGTGA
- a CDS encoding phosphate/phosphite/phosphonate ABC transporter substrate-binding protein, translated as MAGCQNNGTNDSAATDNDQPEELVMGFFPSTDSDQVTTRVEPLAEKLEEALGIPVRGEVMTNYSALVEAMGSGQVQIGFIPAFAYILANERHDIEVILKSLRDGEDSYRSQFMVRADSGIEEIADLEGAVWAFPDVASTSGYLFPATQIRNDFGMSEDDFFSDMLEAGTHDNALVAVLEGNADVATTFEDARVRIEDDYPEVYDENDGLKQLSFTDPIPNDTISVIPGLSDELKNEIKEAFLSFNDDEEMIEIMEEVYRWDGITEASDDEYDIIRQTYENFADEIDPLE; from the coding sequence ATGGCAGGCTGTCAGAATAACGGTACCAATGACAGTGCAGCAACAGACAATGACCAGCCGGAAGAACTCGTGATGGGGTTTTTCCCGTCCACTGATTCAGATCAGGTCACGACCCGGGTGGAGCCTCTGGCCGAAAAGCTGGAGGAAGCTTTGGGAATTCCTGTCCGGGGTGAAGTGATGACGAATTACTCCGCGCTCGTTGAGGCCATGGGGAGTGGCCAGGTGCAGATCGGATTCATTCCGGCATTTGCCTATATTCTCGCTAATGAACGCCATGACATTGAAGTGATCTTAAAATCGCTTCGGGACGGAGAGGACAGCTACCGCTCCCAGTTCATGGTCCGGGCTGATTCCGGCATTGAAGAAATCGCTGATTTAGAAGGGGCAGTATGGGCTTTCCCTGACGTGGCGTCCACCAGCGGGTACCTCTTTCCTGCCACGCAGATCCGCAATGATTTCGGTATGTCAGAGGATGATTTTTTCAGTGATATGCTCGAAGCCGGGACACACGATAATGCCCTCGTGGCCGTGCTTGAAGGCAATGCCGATGTGGCCACTACCTTTGAAGATGCCCGGGTGCGTATCGAGGACGATTACCCGGAAGTCTATGACGAAAACGACGGTCTGAAACAACTGTCGTTCACCGATCCGATTCCTAACGACACGATTTCCGTCATTCCAGGTCTCTCCGATGAACTGAAAAATGAGATCAAAGAAGCCTTCCTCTCCTTTAATGATGATGAGGAAATGATTGAGATCATGGAGGAAGTTTACAGGTGGGACGGCATCACCGAAGCCTCTGACGACGAATATGACATTATCCGGCAGACGTACGAAAACTTCGCCGATGAGATTGATCCGCTGGAGTAA
- the phnC gene encoding phosphonate ABC transporter ATP-binding protein produces MIEFKNVSLTYPNGNRGLHQIHTRIEAGEFVVIVGLSGAGKSTFIRSINRMVMPTAGELIVDGENVVPLAGKRLRQLRTKVGMIFQQYNLVNRSTVMKNAIAGRLGHTGTLRSVLNLYKKQDRSLAYQSLLRLNIGDKVHARADELSGGEQQRVSIARVLTQEPMVMLADEPVASLDPPTSHQVMRDLKRINEEDGITTLINLHYMDLAMEYADRIIGMRDGEIVFDGPVESVTEATFEEIYGRKIRGNDRAGGDPIDPTN; encoded by the coding sequence ATGATTGAATTTAAGAACGTCTCATTGACTTATCCCAACGGCAACCGGGGATTGCATCAGATTCATACACGGATCGAAGCAGGCGAATTTGTCGTGATCGTCGGACTCTCCGGTGCCGGCAAATCGACATTCATCCGCAGCATCAACCGGATGGTGATGCCCACAGCAGGTGAACTGATCGTCGATGGGGAAAATGTCGTGCCATTAGCCGGCAAGAGGCTGAGGCAGCTGCGCACGAAGGTCGGGATGATCTTCCAGCAATACAACCTCGTGAACCGTTCAACCGTGATGAAGAACGCCATCGCCGGACGGCTCGGGCATACAGGGACGCTTCGCAGTGTACTCAATCTGTACAAAAAACAGGACCGCTCCCTGGCCTATCAATCCTTACTCCGGCTCAATATCGGTGACAAAGTGCATGCGAGAGCCGATGAACTGAGCGGTGGTGAACAGCAGCGGGTGAGCATTGCCCGTGTTCTGACACAGGAACCCATGGTCATGCTCGCTGATGAACCGGTGGCAAGCCTCGATCCGCCCACCTCCCACCAGGTGATGCGCGACTTGAAACGGATCAACGAGGAGGACGGGATCACCACCCTCATCAACCTTCACTACATGGACCTGGCGATGGAATACGCGGACCGGATCATCGGTATGCGTGACGGTGAAATCGTGTTTGATGGGCCGGTGGAATCCGTGACGGAAGCGACCTTCGAAGAGATTTACGGCCGGAAAATCCGTGGAAATGACCGGGCGGGAGGGGATCCGATTGACCCGACAAACTGA
- the phnE gene encoding phosphonate ABC transporter, permease protein PhnE, whose protein sequence is MTRQTEPHQAYDQPDPPRLSAGKTRFKLGFVFISVVVIYGMSTVFTAASPAALWNGLPQIWRMVTELFPPNWGYTLEAWDRLAETIQMAIIATTISAFLCIPLSLMASSTIAPNRFVYHITKQFMNILRTIPDLLLAVIFVGIFGIGVFSGIMALTIFSLGILAKLLSETIEAIDPNPLEAIRASGGNTVQVIVYGVMPQILPQYTSFTLYVFEINVRASLVLGFVGAGGIGQLLQRSISFFQYGNAMMVILMIFAAVVLIESISGRIRKAVI, encoded by the coding sequence TTGACCCGACAAACTGAGCCTCATCAGGCTTACGACCAGCCTGATCCACCTCGTCTCAGCGCGGGAAAAACCCGCTTCAAACTGGGGTTTGTTTTCATTTCCGTCGTTGTTATTTATGGAATGTCCACGGTCTTTACTGCAGCTTCTCCTGCAGCTTTATGGAATGGCCTGCCGCAAATCTGGCGGATGGTGACCGAGCTTTTCCCGCCCAATTGGGGTTATACACTGGAAGCCTGGGACCGTTTGGCTGAAACGATTCAAATGGCGATTATCGCGACAACGATCAGTGCTTTTCTTTGTATTCCCCTCAGTCTGATGGCTTCATCGACGATTGCACCGAACCGTTTTGTCTATCACATCACGAAACAGTTTATGAATATCCTGAGAACCATTCCGGACCTGCTTTTGGCCGTCATTTTTGTCGGGATCTTCGGTATTGGTGTCTTTTCAGGGATCATGGCATTGACGATTTTTTCTTTGGGTATTCTGGCCAAATTGTTGTCTGAAACGATTGAAGCCATTGACCCGAACCCGCTTGAAGCCATCCGTGCCTCAGGAGGCAATACGGTGCAGGTCATCGTTTACGGTGTCATGCCGCAAATCCTGCCGCAATATACCTCGTTCACTTTGTATGTATTCGAAATTAACGTCCGGGCCTCACTCGTTCTCGGCTTTGTCGGTGCAGGCGGCATCGGCCAATTGCTGCAGCGCTCCATCAGCTTCTTTCAATATGGCAATGCCATGATGGTGATACTGATGATCTTCGCCGCCGTGGTTCTCATTGAATCCATCAGTGGCCGGATCAGGAAGGCGGTGATCTGA
- the phnE gene encoding phosphonate ABC transporter, permease protein PhnE, with product MGKSDTEWILPPVKKRPLRVIFRNWGIAIALIALYTWTFSGIGIDWSRIFSEQTSGNLSRVIPQLFSPDWSSSGQALSLMGETLAMAYAGTFLAAIVAIPFGFLAAKNMVRNRGLNAASRLSLDAIRAFPEIMLALIFVSAVGPSAFAGVLAIAIGSIGMLGKLYAEVIESIDMKTIESLKANGANQTQTLFYGVIPQVIPECLSYAIYRYEIDVRSSTVLGIVGAGGIGMMIQIATMNRNWDEVGMALLVIIAVVTFIDYVSSWIRKRIV from the coding sequence ATGGGGAAATCCGATACCGAATGGATATTACCCCCGGTTAAAAAACGCCCCTTACGGGTGATATTTCGTAATTGGGGCATCGCGATCGCGCTTATTGCACTGTATACCTGGACTTTTTCCGGCATCGGGATTGACTGGAGCCGCATTTTCAGTGAACAGACATCCGGCAATCTCAGCCGCGTGATCCCGCAGCTGTTTTCACCGGACTGGTCAAGTTCAGGCCAGGCCTTGTCTCTTATGGGCGAAACGTTGGCCATGGCCTATGCCGGCACGTTTCTTGCTGCCATAGTTGCGATTCCTTTCGGGTTTCTGGCTGCAAAGAATATGGTGCGAAACCGTGGATTGAATGCCGCGTCCAGGCTGAGTCTGGATGCGATCCGCGCCTTCCCTGAAATCATGCTGGCATTGATTTTCGTGTCCGCAGTGGGTCCTTCCGCTTTTGCCGGGGTGCTCGCCATCGCCATCGGCTCGATCGGGATGCTCGGGAAACTGTATGCCGAAGTCATTGAATCCATCGACATGAAAACGATTGAATCATTGAAGGCCAATGGTGCGAATCAGACGCAGACACTGTTTTACGGCGTGATCCCGCAGGTCATTCCAGAATGCCTCTCCTACGCCATTTACCGCTATGAGATCGATGTTCGTTCCTCCACTGTTCTCGGGATTGTTGGCGCGGGTGGCATCGGGATGATGATACAGATCGCGACGATGAACCGGAACTGGGATGAAGTCGGAATGGCGCTGCTCGTGATCATCGCGGTCGTGACCTTCATCGATTATGTCAGTTCCTGGATCCGAAAACGGATTGTCTGA
- a CDS encoding DUF3052 family protein, which yields MHALAKKMQLKEGKNILVINHPKDFEQTLSEWEIETMTDDEQLPDDQLVDAILIFVLTPEDIAKAALIVRKRLPKDGMLWVAYPKKSSKRYKATVDRDHGWEAMDELSLRPVRQVALDDDWSCLRWRPKPS from the coding sequence ATGCATGCACTGGCGAAAAAAATGCAATTGAAAGAAGGAAAGAATATCCTCGTAATAAATCATCCGAAGGATTTTGAACAAACGCTTTCCGAATGGGAAATTGAAACGATGACAGATGATGAACAACTTCCCGATGATCAGCTGGTCGATGCAATTCTGATCTTTGTGCTAACACCTGAAGACATTGCAAAAGCTGCGCTGATCGTCAGAAAGAGGCTGCCAAAAGACGGGATGCTCTGGGTTGCTTATCCGAAGAAGAGCTCCAAGCGCTACAAAGCAACCGTTGACCGGGATCACGGCTGGGAAGCGATGGATGAGTTGTCGCTCCGGCCGGTGAGACAGGTGGCCTTGGACGATGACTGGTCCTGCCTGAGATGGCGGCCGAAACCATCCTGA
- a CDS encoding YcxB family protein has translation MGEPIEIEVKGNLSSDDFIRHAVYHQRSVVPAGFSFVFLMTFVLLIMSDSVSGSTYEVLGISLGTSFVFGALIAGTLRMAIKRQAYRQYYREGMNTKKMAYVFNEDGFTQYVADNEAPVDWREVTLIREREELFQLYLGKEQIAILPKHFFQNDADIKTFRSLIVKVMPADKQLIQLYQGSD, from the coding sequence ATGGGCGAACCAATAGAAATTGAAGTGAAAGGGAATTTATCGAGTGACGACTTTATCCGGCATGCGGTTTATCACCAGCGATCTGTGGTACCGGCAGGATTCAGTTTTGTATTTTTGATGACGTTCGTACTACTCATCATGTCTGACTCGGTGTCCGGAAGCACCTATGAGGTTTTGGGCATCAGCCTGGGGACGTCATTTGTATTCGGAGCCCTGATCGCCGGAACACTCCGAATGGCGATTAAACGTCAGGCGTACCGGCAGTATTACAGGGAAGGTATGAACACCAAAAAGATGGCCTATGTTTTCAATGAGGACGGCTTCACACAATACGTGGCGGATAACGAAGCGCCAGTGGACTGGCGGGAGGTAACACTCATCCGTGAGCGGGAAGAACTGTTTCAGCTCTACCTCGGGAAAGAACAGATTGCCATTTTACCGAAGCATTTCTTCCAAAATGATGCGGACATAAAAACGTTCCGGTCATTGATCGTCAAAGTAATGCCTGCGGACAAGCAGCTGATTCAATTATATCAAGGAAGTGACTGA
- a CDS encoding sugar O-acetyltransferase, whose amino-acid sequence MLTEKEKMLAGEMYDSQDPQLVEERTRARRLIRAFNQSLETEGEKRTDILKELFKTTGEDLNIEPDFRCDYGSNIHIGENFYANFNCVILDVCDVRIGKNVMLGPAVQIYTATHPLGYIERNSGLENGKPVTIGDHVWLGGACVIMPGVTINDNAVVAAGAVVTKDVPANALVGGNPAKVLKLIDQ is encoded by the coding sequence ATGCTGACAGAAAAAGAAAAAATGCTGGCAGGTGAGATGTATGACAGTCAGGATCCGCAGCTCGTTGAGGAACGCACCCGCGCCAGACGGCTGATCCGGGCGTTCAATCAGTCCCTTGAAACCGAGGGGGAAAAACGGACTGATATCTTAAAAGAGCTTTTCAAAACGACCGGGGAGGACCTCAATATCGAACCCGATTTCCGGTGTGACTACGGATCCAATATTCATATCGGGGAGAACTTTTACGCGAATTTTAATTGCGTGATTCTCGATGTATGTGACGTTCGCATCGGAAAAAATGTCATGCTCGGTCCGGCAGTTCAGATCTATACGGCGACGCATCCGCTTGGTTATATTGAACGGAATTCAGGACTGGAAAACGGGAAACCTGTCACGATTGGTGATCATGTGTGGCTTGGAGGCGCTTGTGTTATTATGCCCGGCGTCACCATCAATGACAATGCGGTTGTTGCTGCAGGCGCAGTTGTCACAAAAGACGTACCGGCAAATGCGCTCGTCGGGGGAAACCCCGCGAAGGTATTAAAATTGATTGATCAATAG
- a CDS encoding CBS domain-containing protein has product MERIKDIMTKEVVTITPDTSVEDTAKLLLKHHFSGVPVVDEDGVLQGVVSEGDIIKRASHIQSPAVLEFLGGLIYLDSPTKYMEELKQAMALTIGDLMKTEVVTADPEDSIENIATRMLNKNYKRLPVVDDEGKIIGIISRRDIMKHLYQAEEL; this is encoded by the coding sequence ATGGAACGAATCAAAGATATTATGACGAAAGAAGTGGTCACCATTACACCGGATACATCTGTTGAAGATACAGCGAAGCTCCTCTTAAAGCACCATTTCAGCGGTGTACCTGTCGTTGATGAAGATGGGGTCCTGCAAGGTGTTGTCAGTGAAGGCGACATCATTAAACGGGCGTCTCACATTCAATCCCCGGCAGTGCTGGAATTCCTAGGAGGACTGATCTATCTCGACAGCCCGACGAAATACATGGAAGAACTCAAACAGGCGATGGCTCTGACCATCGGTGATCTGATGAAGACCGAAGTGGTCACTGCGGACCCGGAGGACAGTATTGAAAATATTGCAACGAGGATGCTGAACAAAAACTACAAGCGTCTTCCGGTTGTTGACGATGAAGGGAAGATCATCGGCATAATCTCCAGACGTGATATCATGAAGCATCTCTACCAGGCGGAGGAACTCTAA
- the purD gene encoding phosphoribosylamine--glycine ligase gives MNVFVIGSGGREHTLAWKFAQSELVEQVYVAPGNDAIAEEPGCQSVPIQENDHEKLVGFAKENRVALTMIGPEAPLVDGVTDAFLEAGLTIFGPTKAAAALEGSKDFAKGIMLKHGIPTAAYAAFADLEEAKAYIHEKGAPIVVKADGLAAGKGVVVCESVDEALNAAERMMADKQFGEAGSRVVIEECLVGEELSFMAFVHGTTVVPMVTAQDHKRAYEGDLGPNTGGMGAYSPVPHLDGDWQKRAESEILRPMAEAMVKEGVPFTGILYGGLMITTEGPKVIEFNARFGDPETQVILPRMESDLVETIQSVMNGEEPDVLWTSDACAAVVLASKGYPGNYEKGSLFSLPEVAASMGQRWFHAGSKRSGEEWKTAGGRVVALSTLAPTIDEAVNRTYEKLDEVSWDGLFYRKDIAHHVRDRNHN, from the coding sequence GTGAATGTATTCGTTATTGGATCAGGCGGCCGGGAGCATACGCTGGCCTGGAAATTCGCACAGTCAGAGCTTGTGGAACAGGTCTATGTGGCTCCGGGAAATGATGCGATTGCCGAAGAGCCGGGCTGTCAATCGGTGCCCATTCAGGAAAATGATCATGAGAAACTCGTCGGTTTTGCCAAAGAAAACCGTGTGGCATTGACGATGATTGGGCCGGAAGCACCGCTTGTCGATGGGGTCACCGATGCGTTTTTGGAAGCCGGCTTGACAATTTTCGGGCCGACAAAAGCAGCCGCAGCCCTCGAAGGCTCTAAAGATTTTGCGAAGGGAATCATGCTGAAACACGGCATTCCAACTGCAGCCTATGCTGCATTCGCTGATTTGGAAGAAGCCAAAGCCTATATCCATGAAAAAGGGGCTCCCATTGTCGTTAAGGCGGATGGACTCGCCGCGGGGAAAGGTGTCGTCGTTTGTGAATCGGTGGATGAAGCACTGAACGCAGCAGAGCGTATGATGGCAGATAAACAGTTTGGCGAAGCGGGTAGCCGGGTCGTCATTGAAGAATGCCTTGTTGGCGAAGAGCTCTCCTTTATGGCGTTTGTCCATGGAACCACTGTGGTGCCGATGGTCACTGCTCAGGATCATAAACGTGCCTATGAAGGAGACCTTGGCCCGAATACAGGCGGAATGGGCGCTTACTCACCTGTTCCTCATCTGGATGGCGACTGGCAAAAGCGCGCAGAAAGTGAAATCCTGCGCCCCATGGCAGAAGCGATGGTGAAAGAAGGGGTCCCGTTTACCGGGATTTTGTATGGGGGCCTGATGATCACCACCGAGGGCCCGAAAGTAATTGAATTTAACGCGCGCTTCGGTGATCCGGAAACGCAGGTCATTTTGCCCCGGATGGAAAGTGACCTCGTCGAAACCATTCAGAGTGTGATGAATGGTGAAGAGCCGGATGTGCTCTGGACAAGTGATGCCTGTGCAGCGGTGGTTCTCGCTTCAAAAGGCTATCCAGGAAACTATGAGAAAGGCTCGCTGTTCTCATTGCCTGAAGTGGCCGCATCCATGGGACAGCGCTGGTTTCATGCCGGAAGTAAACGAAGCGGTGAGGAATGGAAGACTGCCGGGGGACGGGTGGTTGCCTTGTCCACGTTGGCACCAACCATCGATGAAGCGGTAAACAGAACGTATGAAAAACTGGACGAAGTTTCGTGGGATGGACTCTTTTACCGAAAAGACATCGCCCATCATGTGAGGGACCGGAATCACAATTAA
- the purH gene encoding bifunctional phosphoribosylaminoimidazolecarboxamide formyltransferase/IMP cyclohydrolase, whose translation MKKRALVSVSDKTGLEGFISRLVKQDVEIISTGGTKKKLEEAGIPCLGIEEVTGFPEMMDGRVKTLHPAIHGGLLGVRSNTDHMQALQDHEIGLIDFVIVNLYPFQDTIENPEKTFDDAIENIDIGGPSMIRSAAKNHDSVAVIVDAADYDAVAEELETGSGMLSGERKLKLAAKAFRHTAAYDALIGEYLTRRVGEEAPEKLTVTYNRKQMLRYGENPHQQAAFYERPLGNPASIARATQLNGKELSYNNINDADAALAVVRDFTAPAIAAIKHMNPCGVGIGESVYDAYMKAYHADETSIFGGIVASNIEIDGETAEEMKKIFLEIIAAPSFTDEALAILKEKKNLRLLTVDFDNNKPSERRVTSVAGGALMQETDTLSYEDVETTIPTNRKPSDNELDQMKLAWKVVKHVKSNAIVLAKNNMTVGIGAGQMNRVGAAKIALEQAGEKAQGAVMASDAFFPMSDTVEAAAQAGVSCIIQPGGSKRDQESIDMANEYGIAMVMTGVRHFKH comes from the coding sequence ATGAAGAAACGGGCATTAGTCAGTGTCTCAGACAAAACAGGTCTTGAAGGATTTATCAGCCGCCTTGTCAAACAGGACGTCGAGATCATCTCGACAGGTGGCACGAAGAAGAAACTTGAAGAAGCGGGCATCCCTTGCCTGGGTATTGAAGAGGTCACAGGCTTTCCGGAAATGATGGACGGACGGGTAAAAACGTTGCATCCGGCGATTCACGGCGGTCTTCTCGGGGTTCGCTCCAATACTGACCATATGCAGGCCCTGCAAGATCACGAGATTGGATTGATCGATTTCGTTATCGTCAATCTCTATCCGTTTCAGGATACCATTGAGAATCCGGAGAAGACTTTCGATGATGCCATCGAAAACATTGATATCGGCGGACCGTCGATGATCCGTTCGGCTGCAAAAAACCATGACAGTGTGGCGGTGATCGTTGACGCGGCAGATTATGACGCAGTCGCAGAGGAACTCGAAACCGGAAGCGGCATGCTTTCCGGAGAGCGGAAGCTGAAGCTCGCAGCCAAGGCCTTCCGTCACACGGCAGCGTACGATGCATTGATCGGAGAATATTTGACGAGACGTGTCGGGGAAGAGGCACCGGAAAAACTGACCGTGACTTATAACCGGAAACAGATGCTCCGTTACGGGGAGAATCCGCACCAGCAGGCTGCCTTTTACGAGCGGCCGTTGGGAAATCCGGCTTCCATTGCCAGAGCAACGCAGTTGAACGGCAAGGAACTTTCGTACAATAACATCAATGATGCCGATGCGGCGTTGGCCGTTGTCAGGGACTTTACTGCGCCGGCCATTGCAGCGATCAAGCATATGAACCCATGCGGTGTTGGTATTGGAGAATCGGTGTACGATGCGTATATGAAAGCCTACCATGCCGATGAGACGTCGATTTTTGGCGGAATTGTAGCCTCGAACATTGAAATTGACGGGGAAACAGCGGAAGAGATGAAGAAGATTTTCCTTGAGATCATCGCAGCCCCGTCCTTCACCGATGAAGCGCTGGCGATTTTGAAGGAGAAGAAGAACCTCCGGTTGTTGACGGTGGATTTTGATAATAATAAGCCGAGCGAACGCCGGGTGACAAGTGTTGCCGGTGGTGCATTGATGCAGGAGACAGACACGCTCAGCTACGAGGATGTCGAGACGACCATCCCGACGAATCGTAAGCCTTCAGACAATGAACTGGATCAGATGAAGCTGGCCTGGAAAGTCGTCAAACATGTGAAGTCGAACGCGATTGTTCTCGCGAAGAACAACATGACAGTAGGTATCGGAGCGGGACAGATGAACCGTGTCGGTGCAGCGAAAATTGCTCTTGAACAGGCAGGGGAAAAGGCTCAGGGCGCTGTGATGGCATCTGACGCTTTCTTCCCGATGAGTGATACGGTTGAAGCTGCGGCACAGGCCGGAGTCAGCTGCATCATTCAGCCGGGCGGGTCAAAGCGCGATCAGGAATCGATCGATATGGCGAACGAATACGGTATCGCCATGGTCATGACCGGCGTACGCCATTTTAAACACTAA
- the purN gene encoding phosphoribosylglycinamide formyltransferase, whose product MTIAVFASGSGSNFQAIVDAVANGELDAKIGLLVCDKPEAYVVERAEKAGVPVFSFNPKAYNGKADFEQAILNELKSRNVELIALAGYMRLIGEVLLQAYPRRIINIHPSLLPAFPGLDAIGQAFDAGVKLTGVTIHYVDEGMDTGPIIDQEAVRIHPSDTRESVQKKVQAIEHTRYPATLQQLSAKGVEIL is encoded by the coding sequence ATGACCATCGCTGTGTTCGCTTCAGGCAGCGGCAGTAATTTTCAGGCGATCGTGGATGCGGTGGCGAACGGGGAATTGGATGCAAAGATCGGCCTGCTGGTCTGTGATAAGCCGGAAGCATATGTGGTAGAACGGGCAGAAAAAGCCGGGGTTCCTGTGTTCAGCTTCAACCCGAAAGCCTATAACGGGAAGGCGGATTTCGAACAGGCGATCCTGAATGAACTGAAGAGCCGGAATGTGGAACTGATTGCCCTTGCCGGCTATATGCGCCTGATTGGCGAGGTGCTTTTGCAGGCTTATCCCCGCCGGATCATCAACATTCATCCGTCTCTGTTGCCGGCTTTCCCTGGCCTCGACGCCATTGGACAAGCCTTTGATGCAGGGGTGAAACTGACAGGCGTGACGATCCATTACGTGGATGAGGGGATGGACACAGGCCCGATCATCGATCAGGAAGCGGTCCGGATTCATCCGTCGGATACCCGGGAATCGGTCCAGAAAAAAGTGCAGGCCATCGAACATACCCGCTATCCCGCAACATTACAGCAGCTCAGCGCTAAAGGAGTGGAAATATTATGA
- the purM gene encoding phosphoribosylformylglycinamidine cyclo-ligase: protein MSKAYEQAGVNIEAGYEGVKRMSRHVASTMRPEVIGSLGGFGGMFDLTKTGFREPVLVSGTDGVGTKLMIAQQMNRHDTIGIDCVAMCVNDVLVQGAEPLFFLDYLALGKNDPNVVEQLVAGVSEGCRQAGAALIGGETAEMPGMYDPDEYDMAGFVVGCAEKSRIWGAERIQAGDQLIALSSSGIHSNGYSLVRKLIDDAGLSWNDPAPWSPEASVGDSLLTPTRIYTKAFKPFFGSELIHGASHITGGGLIENVPRMLPEHLSAEIDLSSWKLPAVFTWLKEAGNLKQEDLLSTFNTGCGMILAVAKENVQEVLETLKVQGETPWLIGDVTAKTEIESEPLTLKGDWLS from the coding sequence ATGTCCAAAGCCTATGAACAGGCGGGTGTGAACATCGAAGCCGGATACGAAGGCGTCAAGCGGATGAGCCGGCACGTCGCCAGCACGATGCGCCCGGAAGTTATCGGAAGCCTCGGTGGTTTTGGCGGAATGTTTGACCTGACGAAAACCGGGTTTCGTGAGCCCGTGCTCGTATCAGGTACCGACGGCGTCGGGACAAAGCTCATGATCGCCCAGCAGATGAACCGCCACGACACCATCGGAATCGACTGCGTGGCCATGTGTGTCAATGATGTGCTGGTCCAAGGTGCAGAGCCGCTGTTTTTCCTTGACTATCTTGCTCTCGGGAAAAACGATCCAAACGTGGTGGAACAGCTCGTCGCAGGAGTTTCTGAAGGCTGCCGGCAGGCAGGTGCTGCGCTGATCGGCGGAGAAACCGCTGAGATGCCAGGCATGTATGACCCGGATGAATATGATATGGCAGGCTTTGTTGTCGGTTGTGCGGAGAAGAGCCGGATCTGGGGAGCGGAGCGGATCCAGGCCGGTGATCAGCTGATTGCGCTCTCGTCTTCTGGCATACACAGTAACGGCTATTCGCTCGTCCGGAAATTAATCGACGACGCAGGTCTCAGCTGGAACGATCCGGCGCCGTGGTCGCCGGAAGCATCCGTCGGTGACAGCCTGTTGACTCCGACGCGGATTTATACGAAGGCCTTTAAGCCATTTTTTGGAAGTGAATTGATCCATGGTGCGTCGCACATTACCGGAGGCGGTCTGATTGAAAATGTTCCGAGGATGCTCCCGGAGCACCTGAGTGCGGAAATCGATCTGTCGAGCTGGAAACTGCCGGCGGTGTTCACCTGGCTGAAAGAAGCGGGCAACCTCAAGCAAGAAGACCTTCTGTCCACGTTTAACACAGGCTGTGGCATGATTCTTGCGGTTGCCAAAGAGAACGTGCAAGAAGTTCTGGAAACGCTGAAAGTACAGGGGGAGACCCCATGGCTCATCGGAGATGTAACCGCAAAAACGGAAATTGAGAGTGAACCGTTGACCTTGAAAGGAGACTGGCTGTCATGA